From Meles meles chromosome 5, mMelMel3.1 paternal haplotype, whole genome shotgun sequence, one genomic window encodes:
- the LOC123942022 gene encoding putative olfactory receptor 2B8 encodes MEQKNGSSFMGFILLGFSDRPQLELVLFVVLLIFYLFTLLGNTTIIALSHLDPHLQTPMYFFLSNLSFLDLCYTTSTVPQLLVHLRTADKSISFGGCVTQLFLSLGLGGTECILLGIMALDRYAAICKPLQYTMIMHPRLCALMASVSWFIGFANSSLETMLIFLVPLCGRNKIDHFFCEVPPLLKLACVDTTVYESEIFFSSMIFLIIPLALITFSYGWIVRAVLRIKSASGQRKAFGTCGSHITVVSLFYGTAIYAYLQPRNNYSQDQGKFVSLFYTIVTPMVNPIIYTLRNKDMTRAIKKVLLRAHDSR; translated from the coding sequence ATGGAACAGAAAAATGGCAGTTCTTTTATGGGGTTTATCCTGCTGGGGTTTTCTGACCGGCCTCAACTGGAGCTAGTCCTCTTTGTGGTTCTTCTGATCTTTTATCTGTTCACTCTGCTGGGAAACACCACCATCATTGCCTTGTCCCACCTCGACCCACATCTTCAGactcccatgtactttttcctctccaACCTAAGCTTTCTGGACCTGTGTTACACGACCAGCACTGTCCCGCAGCTCCTGGTTCATCTCAGGACAGCAGATAAGTCTATCTCCTTTGGTGGCTGTGTAACTCAGCTGTTCCTTTCTCTAGGTTTGGGAGGTACAGAATGCATTCTGTTAGGCATCATGGCACTTGACCGCtatgcagccatctgcaagcccctGCAGTACACCATGATCATGCACCCCCGTCTCTGTGCCCTCATGGCTTCTGTGTCATGGTTCATTGGTTTTGCCAACTCCTCATTGGAGACAATGCTTATCTTCCTTGTACCACTTTgtgggagaaataaaatagacCACTTCTTTTGTGAGGTCCCCCCACTGCTCAAGCTTGCCTGTGTTGATACTACTGTATATGAGTCTGAGATCTTCTTTTCCAGCATGATCTTTCTTATCATACCTCTGGCATTAATCACCTTTTCCTATGGTTGGATTGTCAGGGCGGTCTTAAGAATAAAGTCAGCCTCAGGGCAGAGGAAAGCATTTGGCACATGTGGGTCCCACATCACAGTGGTCTCCCTATTCTATGGCACGGCCATCTATGCTTACCTCCAGCCCAGGAACAACTACTCCCAGGATCAGGGCAAGTTTGTTTCTCTATTCTACACTATTGTCACGCCCATGGTCAACCCCATCATATATACACTGAGGAACAAGGATATGACCAGAGCAATAAAGAAGGTACTATTGAGAGCACATGACTCTAGATGA
- the LOC123942037 gene encoding putative olfactory receptor 2B8, protein MESPFLHRQNTRERVNESTFSGFLLLGFSNRPQLETPLFVVILIVYFLSFLGNGTIILLSRVDTRLHTPMYFFLSNLSFMDLCLTTCTVPQTLANLKGRDKTITYGGCVTQLFIALGLGGVECVLLAVMAYDRYAAVCRPLHYLAIVHPQLCLRLVLTAWLTGFGNSVLQTALTMTLPLCGRNRVDHFFCEVPVMLKLACADTSINEAELFTVSVFFLVVPLSLILVSYGRITRAVLKIKSAQGRRKAFGTCGSHLLVVVIFFGTLISMYLQPPSSYSQDVNKSIALFYTLVTPLLNPLIYTLRNKEVKGALRRLLRANADARGS, encoded by the coding sequence ATGGAGTCCCCTTTCTTGCACAGGCAGAATACAAGGGAAAGAGTTAATGAGAGCACCTTCTCTGGATTTCTTCTCCTAGGTTTTTCCAACAGGCCTCAGCTGGAAACGCCTCTCTTTGTGGTCATCTTAATCGTCTACTTCTTGAGCTTTCTTGGCAATGGCACGATTATACTTCTGTCTCGGGTGGACACTCGCCTGCACAcccccatgtatttcttcctctccaaccTCTCTTTCATGGATCTTTGCTTGACCACCTGCACAGTTCCTCAGACGCTGGCCAACCTCAAGGGGCGGGACAAGACCATCACCTATGGTGGCTGCGTGACCCAGCTCTTTATCGCCCTGGGGCTCGGGGGCGTGGAGTGTGTGCTCCTGGCggtcatggcctatgaccgctacgCTGCCGTGTGCCGCCCCCTGCACTACCTGGCCATCGTGCACCCGCAGCTTTGCCTGCGGCTGGTGCTAACTGCTTGGCTCACAGGGTTCGGCAACTCGGTGCTACAGACGGCCCTGACCATGACACTTCCCCTGTGCGGGAGAAACCGGGTGGACCATTTCTTCTGTGAAGTTCCGGTGATGCTGAAGCTCGCCTGCGCAGACACCTCCATCAACGAGGCTGAGCTCTTCACGGTCAGTGTCTTCTTTCTCGTGGTGCCGCTGTCGCTCATCTTAGTGTCCTACGGCCGAATCACCCGGGCCGTCCTGAAGATAAAGTCGGCCCAGGGGAGGCGGAAGGCCTTCGGAACGTGTGGTTCCCACCTGCTGGTGGTGGTCATCTTCTTTGGCACACTCATCTCTATGTACCTCCAGCCGCCCTCCAGTTACTCACAGGATGTGAACAAAAGCATTGCGCTGTTCTACACTCTGGTGACTCCCCTGCTGAATCCCCTCATTTACACCCTGAGGAACAAGGAAGTCAAGGGGGCGCTAAGGAGGCTGCTGAGGGCAAATGCAGACGCAAGAGGGAGCTGA